A single window of Larimichthys crocea isolate SSNF chromosome XII, L_crocea_2.0, whole genome shotgun sequence DNA harbors:
- the LOC113747120 gene encoding tripartite motif-containing protein 16-like gives MAQQGNKLDRETFSCPICLDLLKDPVTIPCGHSYCMNCIQNFWDGEDEKRIHSCPQCRQTFTPRPVLKKNTMLAALVEELKKTGLQAAPADHCYAGPEDVACDVCTGRKLKALKSCLVCLASYCEKHLQPHHDVAPLKKHKLVEPSKKLQENICSRHDEVMKMFCRTDQQCICYLCSVDEHKGHDTVSAAAERTERQRELEVSRLNIQQRIQDREKDVKELQQEVEAINGSADKAVEDSEKIFTELIRLMEKRRSDVKQQVRSQQETEVSRVKDLQEKLEQEITELKRKDADLKKLSHTEDHNQFLHNYPSLSRLSQSTDSSSINIRPLRDFEDVTAAVSELRDKLQDVLRDQRTNISLTDTEVHVSLSGPEPEPKTRAEFLKYSRELTLDPNTAHTELLLSEGNRKVTRMEQEQSYSCHPDRFTYYRQVLSTESLTGRCYWEVERRGHGVVVAVAYKDIRRAGRSHECRFGFNDKSWRLDCFTNSYNFCYNKVQTPVSGPRSSRVGVYLDHSAGILSFYSVSETMTLLHRVQTTFTQPLYAGLYVRYSGSSAELCEVK, from the coding sequence atggcgcagcaaggaaataaactggaccgggaaaccttctcttgtccgatctgtctggatctactgaaggatccggtgactattccctgtggacacagctactgcatgaactgtattcaaaacttctgggatggagaggatgagaagagaatccacagctgccctcagtgtaggcagaccttcacaccgaggcctgtcctgaagaaaaacaccatgttagcagctttagtggaggaactgaagaagactggactccaagctgctcctgctgatcactgctatgctggacctgaagatgtggcctgtgatgtctgcactgggagaaaactgaaagctctgaagtcctgtctggtctgtctggcctcttactgtgagaaacacctccagcctcatcatgatgtagctccattaaagaaacacaagctggtggagccctccaagaagctccaggagaacatctgctctcgtcatgatgaggtgatgaagatgttctgccgtactgatcagcagtgtatctgttatctctgctctgtggatgaacataaaggccacgacacagtctcagctgcagcagaaaggactgagaggcagagagagctcgaggtgagtcgactaaacatccagcagagaatccaggacagagagaaagatgtgaaggagctccaacaggaggtggaggctatcaatggctctgctgataaagcagtggaggacagtgagaagatcttcactgagctgatccgtctcatggagaaaagaaggtctgatgtgaagcagcaggtcagatcccagcaggaaactgaagtgagtcgagtcaaagatcttcaggagaagctggagcaggagatcactgagctgaagaggaaagacgctgatctgaagaagctctcacacacagaggaccacaaccagtttctacacaactacccctcactgtcacgactcagccaatctacagactcatccagcatcaatatccgtcctctgagggactttgaggatgtgacagctgctgtgtcagagctcagagataaactacaggacgttctgagggaccaacggacaaacatctcactgacagacactgaagtccatgtttcactgtcaggaccagaaccagagcccaagaccagagctgagttcttaaaatattcacgtgaactcacactggatccaaacacagcacacacagagctgttattatctgaggggaacagaaaagtgacaagaATGGAACAAGAACAGTCTTATTCTtgtcacccagacagattcacttaTTATCGTCAGGTCCTGAGCACAGAGagtctgactggacgttgttactgggaggtggagaggagaggacatgGAGTTGTTGTAGCAGTCGCATACAAGGATATCAGGAGAGCAGGGAGATCACATGAATGTAGATTTGGAttcaatgacaaatcttggagGTTAGATTGTTTCACAAACAGTTATAACTTTTGTTACAACAAAGTCCAAactcccgtctcaggtcctcggtcctccagagttggagtgtacctggatcacagtgcaggtattctgtccttctacagcgtctctgaaaccatgactctcctccacagagtccagaccacgttcactcagcctctctatgctggactttaTGTTCGTTATTCTGGATCCTCTGCTGAGTTGTGTGAagtcaaatag
- the cbx2 gene encoding chromobox protein homolog 2, with the protein MEELSAVGEQVFDAECILNKRLRKGKLEFLVKWRGWSSKHNSWEPQENILDPRLLAAFNKKEQEKELLIRKKGKRPRGRPRKILENVPEAPKSSSSSSGSSSSSSDSSSSCSSSSSSSEDDDDDGGHVKQASPGVRTRDLHPVPQKKAQIVVAKQEPPKKRSRKPLPPDVKEFQQNKGPRKILKTSKDIDLPGAIKKPVHPASFTFMGFHRGSPRDPVGGQNRSSLTQGGAVKNSMSSVGSGRSVQPASPSLNKSSQSRNATEGKLSISSMNSGTSLDLKAAASKSKGVAALNLNTSKHPIQGTTQHTLSSPNGQKKPQAPVSTLQRIPNTKPVASLPSKNASANQGSGLQPLNLQNKLVQSKDAPGNGTTPVSGLRNATNPARKTTVAQNQEYNPPKSPATPARLQARKNQPGADKVKEMTEIQTPRVQGRLEKSGVQKSSAEVQSQQERSAPKDGKKAKMNDMSTGEDESSSDSDQDYAGENRTVAVQNQDWKPTRSLIEHVFVTDVTANLVTVTVKESPTSVGFFSIRNY; encoded by the exons ATGGAGGAGCTGAGCGCCGTCGGGGAGCAGGTCTTTGACGCCGAGTGCATCTTAAACAAACGGCTGAGAAAG ggaAAGTTGGAGTTTCTCGTGAAGTGGAGGGGATGGTCGTCCAA ACACAACAGCTGGGAGCCTCAAGAAAACATCCTTGACCCAAGACTGTTGGCTGCATTCAACAAGAA aGAGCAAGAAAAGGAGCTTCTGATACGTAAGAAAGGCAAAAGGCCAAGGGGACGACCTCGGAAAATCCTA GAAAATGTGCCAGAAGCTCCGAAGTCCAGCAGCTCTTCATCTGGTTCATCGTCGTCGTCCTCCGATTCCTCATCCTCgtgctcctcctcttcgtcctcatcagaggatgatgatgacgacggcGGCCACGTCAAACAGGCGAGCCCGGGCGTCCGAACACGAGACCTTCACCCCGTCCCCCAGAAGAAGGCGCAGATTGTTGTGGCAAAACAGGAGCCCCCAAAGAAACGGAGCAGGAAACCTCTGCCCCCCGACGTGAAGGAATTTCAACAGAACAAGGGCCCTCGCAAAATCCTGAAGACCTCCAAAGATATAGATCTACCGGGGGCGATCAAGAAGCCAGTTCACCCGGCGAGCTTCACCTTCATGGGCTTTCATCGGGGCTCGCCTAGGGATCCGGTGGGTGGTCAGAACAGGAGCTCTCTGACACAGGGTGGTGCTGTTAAAAACTCCATGAGCTCTGTGGGATCTGGCAGGTCAGTCCAACCTGCCTCCCCCTCCCTGAACAAATCCAGTCAGAGCAGGAATGCCACTGAGGGTAAACTGTCCATCTCCAGTATGAACAGTGGGACAAGTCTGGATTTGAAAGCAGCTGCTAGTAAATCAAAAGGGGTGGCAGCATTGAATTTGAATACATCCAAACACCCCATTCAAGGAACCACTCAGCATACACTAAGTTCCCCCAATGGACAAAAGAAACCCCAGGCCCCTGTGTCAACACTGCAGCGGATACCCAATACTAAACCAGTGGCTTCCTTACCATCCAAGAATGCCTCTGCCAATCAAGGTTCTGGCCTTCAGCCTCTCAACCTTCAGAACAAACTGGTCCAAAGCAAAGATGCTCCTGGAAATGGCACAACTCCCGTGTCAGGCCTGAGAAATGCAACAAACCCAGCAAGGAAAACTACTGTCGCACAAAATCAGGAGTATAATCCTCCCAAGAGTCCAGCAACCCCCGCAAGACTGCAAGCCAGAAAGAACCAGCCCGGAGCAGACAAGGTCAAGGAGATGACTGAAATCCAGACCCCGAGAGTCCAAGGCAGGCTGGAGAAGAGCGGCGTGCAGAAATCCTCCGCCGAGGTCCAGAGCCAGCAGGAAAGATCGGCCCCCAAAGACGGCAAGAAAGCCAAAATGAACGACATGAGCACGGGTGAGGACGAAAGCAGCTCAGACTCCGACCAGGACTACGCCGGGGAAAATCGCACGGTAGCGGTCCAGAACCAAGACTGGAAGCCCACGCGGAGTCTGATAGAGCATGTGTTCGTAACGGATGTCACCGCTAATCTAGTCACCGTCACAGTCAAAGAGTCGCCAACCAGCGTGGGCTTCTTCAGCATTCGCAACTACTGA
- the LOC104923400 gene encoding ectonucleotide pyrophosphatase/phosphodiesterase family member 7, with product MSSSNLECRVSRSVAMPCTTSLCLLLLLLLVLASSALGAPARKPRQKLLLVSFDGFRWDYDRDVDTPNLDEMAKDGVKAAYVTPPYLTVTSPSHFTLLTGRYIENHGVIHNMWFNTTTTEKKPYYQTQFVNEWWDNGTLPIWITAQRQGLKAGSLHFPGTASSYQGQVAMVREVEPQPYNYKDETLWRQNSDKVMGWFRDEDLDFVSLYFGEPDGTGHRYGPDSPERREMVKQVDRAVGYIRRSADKYGLTDRLNIIITSDHGMTTVLRKGLVDEITLYKIPGFSFSDVSFHLVDYGPSGMLLPKPGRLEKVYAALKDAHPHLHVYKKEDMPESLHFSKNDRILPIILWADPGYLINGYFPVQFNKGEHGFNNQEMDMKAFFRAVGPAFNKNLEVGPFETVNIYPLMCHILGIQPEVNDGHLNATKHMLVNGAATRAADVNSMQDVFTGLAAVSGFLVVLFIAMISHRVLTKTRNNKRLGSSEHHPEEKEEETKQTSF from the exons ATGAGCAGTTCAAACTTGGAGTGCAGAGTCAGTCGAAGCGTCGCCATGCCGTGCACCACGagtctctgcctcctcctcctcctcctcctcgtcttggCCTCGTCCGCGCTCGGAGCTCCGGCGAGGAAACCGAGGcagaagctgctgctggtctcCTTCGATGGCTTCCGGTGGGATTACGACCGCGACGTGGACACGCCGAACCTCGACGAGATGGCAAAGGATGGAGTCAAGGCGGCGTACGTCACACCTCCTTACCTCACCGTCACCAGTCCTTCACACTTCACCCTCTTGACAG GCCGCTACATCGAGAATCACGGGGTAATCCACAACATGTGGTTCAACACAACCACCACCGAGAAGAAGCCGTACTATCAGACTCAGTTTGTGAACGAGTGGTGGGACAATGGCACTCTGCCTATCTGGATCACGGCGCAGAGGCAG GGTCTGAAAGCTGGCTCTCTTCACTTTCCTGGCACAGCTTCCAGTTACCAGGGACAGGTTGCTATGGTGCGGGAAGTGGAGCCACAGCCTTACAATTACAAGGACGAGACCCTTTGGAGACAGAACTCAGACAAGGTGATGGGCTGGTTCAGAGATGAGGATCTAGACTTCGTATCCCTGTACTTCGGTGAACCAGACGGCACGGGCCACAGATACGGCCCCGACTCCCCAGAACGTCGGGAGATGGTCAAGCAAGTGGACCGGGCGGTGGGCTACATCCGTCGCTCAGCCGATAAATATGGGCTGACCGACCGCCtgaacatcatcatcacgtCAGACCACGGCATGACCACGGTGTTGCGGAAAGGTCTGGTGGACGAAATCACCCTGTACAAGATCCCAGGTTTCTCGTTCAGTGACGTGTCCTTCCACCTGGTTGATTACGGCCCTTCTGGAATGCTGTTGCCAAAGCCGGGAAGGCTGGAGAAGGTTTACGCCGCCTTGAAGGACGCCCATCCTCACCTCCATGTGTACAAGAAGGAGGACATGCCAGAGAGTCTCCACTTCTCCAAGAATGATCGCATCCTCCCCATCATTTTATGGGCCGACCCCGGATACCTCATCAACGGG TATTTTCCAGTTCAGTTCAACAAGGGTGAGCACGGCTTTAACAACCAAGAGATGGACATGAAGGCCTTCTTCAGGGCAGTGGGCCCGGCGTTTAACAAGAATCTGGAGGTGGGGCCCTTTGAGACGGTGAACATCTACCCCTTGATGTGTCACATCCTGGGCATACAGCCGGAGGTCAACGACGGCCATTTGAACGCCACCAAACACATGCTGGTTAACGGCGCCGCGACTCGGG ccGCAGATGTGAACTCTATGCAAGATGTCTTCACAGGACTGGCTGCAGTGTCTGGATTTCTTGTTGTACTTTTTATAGCGATGATATCTCACAGAGTACTAACGAAGACACGCAACAATAAAAG ATTGGGAAGTTCAGAACATCAtccagaagaaaaagaagaagagacaaaacaaacttcttTTTGA